AGATCACGATCGCGGAGCAAAGGGTGCTGCGTTTCGAGCCCGCATTTTCGGCCGCTGAGGCGCGCGGCCGCGCGATGGCGCACAAGGCAGCCGCATTCGGCACGCTCTCCCGCCTGTTCAGCCGACCGAAAGACGATGAGGTCGTGCTGGAGGAATCGGGCATGAGATACGAGCCGCTCTGGCATGCGAGGGCGCATCTTCATTTCGTCTACGACCGGCGCGAGACATATCGGATCTCGCCAAAAGGGCAATACGTCAAATCGATCACGATCGGCGTCGATGCCTATTCGATAGATTCCACGAAACAAAATGCGGTCGATATTCGCGCCGTGGAGCATTGCGAGCGCGACGAACGAAAAGAGCTGTGGCTCGACGCGGTCACCAACAAAGCCGTCGATTCGCAATCGTATGCCAAGGCCAATGGGGTCGACATCGAGCTCGGCGCGCTCGCATCGGACGGGTCTCGAATAGTCGAGCCGACGGTGCGAGCATCCGGCGCCATCCGGACGCTGCTCGGAGACGACTTTCGGCCGACCGAGGCCGACAATGTCCAGGACGAAACCATTGAGGTCGAATGCATCGATCTTTGTCTGCGGCCGGCGTACGGTTACAAGTATGTCTGGGCCGCGAAGAACAAGACCGCCGAAATCGCGATCGACGGCGTTACCGGCGAGATCCGGTCCGAATCGTCAAATTCGCTTTCGGCCGTCGGCAAGCTGCTCCAACCCGAGACGCTTTTCGACATCGGAGCGGAGACGCTCAATCTCGTCGTGCCCGGCGGTGCGATAGTCCTCAAAGTCGCGCGCGCGATCGCCGACAAGCGAGGTTGACACCGGGGCTGGCGGAGGATCCGTCGACCAAGCCCGAGCTGGCGCATTAGGGTTGTGCTGTCGAAGTACGACCGGATCGACGTTCTTGCCGGTCGGGAGAAAATCGGTATCCGGAGTCTTCAGCGTGCCGTTGTTCGCGACGACATCCGCAGTAGGTCGTGCCGAGCGGATCGTTCACGATTTCGCCATCTTCGGCGAACCGCGATCTCTTCATTGGAAAGTCTGACCTCTGTCGAGATGCGTCTACTCCTGTTTCTAAAACTCGGCAGCGACGTAGTGCAAACATGCGAGGCCGCTCATCGGATGAGTGTTCCGGACGAAGCGCAAAGGTGCCCGAACGGCGCTTTGAGTACTAGGACGAGAGCATCGGAGGTACCTGACATTCGAGTGGACCGCTTTGCGGAGTAACTTGGCCGCTGCACTTATAGGGGCGCTCGTATTGTTCACGAGGCAGAGTCCGGCACTCGCAGGACCCCCATTTGAAACCGACGACCCTGAGCCGGTGGAGTGTCATCACGTCGAGATAGACGTCGCGCAGGCGCGGCAAGGCGAGCCGGCTTCAAGCGGCTACCTGTGGGAAGTCGACTATGGGCCCACCCAAAACGTTGAAACATCCATCGGCGGACAACCCGGTGAAGTCGAGGTCGGGAGCGCGATTCGTTTCGTTCCAGAAACGGTCAAGACGCCGCAGGTGGGACTCTTGCCTGCGATCGTCATCAAGAACGACGGAAAAAAGGAAGCATTTTTGCCTTTTTGGGCTCAAAAGACGATCAAGAACTGGACCTACTTCGGCGGCGGCGGCGTGTCGCACGGCGCTGAATTCACCGGAGTTTCGGCTATGCGCAATTTTCAATCGGGATCAAGTTTCGGGCTCGAGCTCTACCATGAAAATCAGCGTGATCCCACCATCTCGGCGGCGCCTCGCGTCGGGCTCGCCTGGATCGATAAACTCGGGCCCTCGCAGGCGTTGATGATCTGGGGAGGCCGTCCGCTGGAGCGCGGATCGAACTACCTTTTCTACATCGGCTTTCAAGCCGTACTATCGCCCGCGCATCAAGCCTCCAATTGTCACGATTCGAAGTAGTTGAAAGCAATCATGACTGAACCAAAATTGGATGTCGCGCGAAGCGCGCTGCTGGTGATGGATTTCCAGACTTCGATCGTGGAGCGGTTTCCGGCCGGTCAGGACGAATTACTCGCAGCGACGGCCGAGACCATCGCTGCCGCGCGTCGAAGCAAGATGCGTGTGATGTACGTCGTCGTCGGATTTCGCCCGGGGTCCCCTGAAATCAGCGCGCGCAATAAAAATTTCAGCGCGATCAAGAAATCGGGCGGACTTTCCACCGACATTCATCCTCGCGTAGCGCCGGCCGCTGATGACGTGATCATCACGAAGCATCGGGTCGGCGCTTTTCTCGGCACGGATCTCGATATGATCCTGCGCGCCAACGATATCGAAACGCTCGTGCTTTGCGGCATTTCCACCAGCGGCGTCGTCTTGTCGACGCTGCGCTATGCGGCCGATGCGGACTATCGCATCGTCGTCCTGCGCGATTGCTGCTCCGACTCGGACATCGAGATGCACACGTGTTTGTTGGAAAAGGTCTTTCCACGTCAGGCGGCGGTCGTCAACTCCACCGAGTTCATCCAAGGGTTGGCGTGACTAGCGTGACTGCGCCGGCCCCTGGTCCTTCAGAAACGTGCCCTCTCGCAGTTCTGTGAACGCTTCGCGAAGCTGTTCTTGCGTGTTCATCACGATCGGCCCATACCACGCCACCGGCTCGCCAAGCGGCTTTCCCGAGACGAGCAGAAACCGGACGCCGTCCTGGCCGGCCTGCACCATGACCTCGTCGCCCTGATCGAAGAGCACCAACGATCGGTTCTCGGCTAGTGCGGGCGGAGCGGTATCGAGCCAGCCGTCCGATTCGGTCGGTACTTCAAGCGGGTCGGACGCATTGGAGAATTTCGCGTCGCCGGCCACGACATATGCAAACGCGTGGTGCGTCGTCTGAACCGGCAGCGTCTTTCTGCGGCCTGGAGGCACGGTGACATCGAGGTAGATGGGGTCGATGGCGACGTCAGCCACCGGGCCGGTTTTTCCCCAAAACTCTCCGCACACGATGCGGACGTGCGTGCCGTCGTCGTCTTGCACCTCGGGGATGTCGCGCGATACGACTTCCTGATACCTGGGTGCGGTCATCTTGCGTGATGCCGGAAGATTTGCCCAGAGTTGGAATCCATGCATGCGTCCGGTCGCGTCGCCCTTGGGCATCTCTTGATGGATGATGCCGCGGCCCGCGGTCATCCACTGCACGTCGCCCGACGAGATCGTGCCGCTGTGCCCGATGCTGTCGCCGTGTTGGACGGTTCCCGCAAGGACGTAGGTGATTGTTTCGATGCCGCGATGCGGGTGCCACGGAAAACCGGGCAGGTAGTCCTCGGGCACATCGTTGCGGAAGTCGTCGAGCAGCAGAAACGGGTCGAAGTCGGACGTGTTATCAAATCCAAACGCACGCCGCAAGTGCACGCCGGCGCCTTCCAGCGTCGGTTTAGACTTGATGAGCCGTTTGATCGGTCGCACTGACATAACGTAGCCTCCGCTATCTCGCCGGCTCGTAGGATAGCAAGACCTTTCCGTTCTTGAAAGTCCTTGTCCCCACGAGTGTAAGGATTAGTCTCTCTTGCACGCCCTCGAACATTGTCCGCCCCGTGCCGAGGACCACGGGGTCCACCACCATTTGGTATTCGTCGATAAGACCTGCCGCCGCTAAATGCGAGACGACGCTGCCGCTTCCGAAGATCGCCATACCGGGTCCCGGCTCGTCCTTCAGTTTGCGAGTTACGGGGACGATGTCGCTCGTGATCAGTCTTGTGTTGTTCCACGATGCCTGATCAAGGGTTCTGGAGAACACGACTTTCGGCATGTTGTTCATTCGCTCTGCTACGATCGGATCGTGTTGGCCCGCGATCGCCGTCGGCCAATAGCTTGCCATGAGTTCGTACGTGATCCTGCCGAACAATAGTTGGCCTCCGCCCTTCGCGTTTTCTTCGACAAACGCAGAATACTCAACATCGTCGGTCCCACTATGCGCCCAGCTGAAGTCGCCGTTTGCGCCGACGAAATAACCGTCGAGCGTCACGTGATTGAACACGGTCAGCTTTCGCACGATTCCACCCGTCCTATCTGGCCACGACCGCAGCGATCACTTGCCGAACGGCTCGCCGGATTCGTATTCCTTCAATAGCTGCGTCTGTGCGGCCGTCGCGTCTTTACGCGGCGAAATCGCGTACGATGGTTCGCGATCCTGCCCGAGCGTGACGGTGAGCGAAACGGTCCGGCCATCGCGCAATACGGTCGCGGGCAAGCGATCGCCCGGTCGATGCATCGCCAAGATGCTGGGCAGACTTGCCTGTGTGACACCAAGGCCGCCAAGATTTTGCAGCACATCAAATTGCTGGAGACCGGATCTATCCGCGGCCCCGCCCGGCAAGACGCGCGTGAACATGACGACATCCGGATTGAGCGTGGGATAGCCATAGTTAAGCTTACCCGCACGGGGTCGATATCCGACACCCGCCGGCGCCCCGATCTCCGCCCAGTCGGCGTCAAGCGACGCGGTGCCGGATTTCGGCATCGTTTTGACGAGCTTCAGGCCTGCATATTGAAGATAGGTGTTCCAATCGGGCAGCGTCGTGGTATCCCACCACGTGTGGAAAAACGAAGCGGCGTCCGAGTCGCCGGTCGCCTTTTCGATGATCGAGGGCAACGCGTCATCGGCGTAGGTGCCGCCGGTCGACTGGAACTGGTTGAGAGACTTGGCTTCCCAGTCGGCGAAAAGGTAGCGAAGCACGTCGTCGAGACTGTGGACGTTGTTTGTGTCGTGCCTGATCTTGAGATCGAGCATGAACGCCATGACCGCCGCGCCATCGTAGTAGTCGCCGCCGGGAATATATGGATCGTCGCTGCTCCACCACGTGTTCCATGAAAGATCGCCGAGTGAGAAGAGGCGGCGTCCCGGCGAATTCTCTTCGGTATCGATGTCATCGGCGAACTGTTCCCATGTCGCCGGCGCGGCCGAAAAACCGGAACGCAACCCGTGGACGTAGGTGTAGTATTCGGTGAAGCCCTCGGCGACATCCAGCCGCCGCGTGTGCACTTCCTGATCGTAGCGGAAAGGCCCGAGCACCACCGGCCGGATGCGCTTCACGTTCCAGGAATGAAAGTGTTCGTGCGCGAGGACGAGCGCGAAGTAGTTCCAGTTCGATCCACCAAAGGCGCCGTTGGTTGAATCGTGCGGTTTTTCCCAACCAAACGCGCTGATGCCCGAAAGGGTCGAGTTGAGGTGCTCCATGCCGCCGCCGCCGCCGGCGAGGAAGATCGCCCAATATTCCTTGTAGCCGGCGTGGCCCATCATCTTGACCTCGCTGCCGATGATCTGCCGTGCGATCGGTGCGAGTTTGTTGACGTCGTAGTTTCCCACGCCTTCGACGACGAGGTGGTACGGCACGTCGTTGACGGTGAAGGTCGCGACGTTCAAGTGCGGGCTCAAGATCGTCGGACAGTCGACGAGCACGTCGTACGAAGGCGCCGTGTATTCATCGGGGCCGGTTCTCATGGCGAGAAGTCCGCTCTCGAGTTGCCAACCAGCGGGGCCGTGAACGGCGAGCGACACAGGGCCCGGCGCCGGATATCCGTCGTCGTTCTGCAGATACATCAACGACTCGGCGCCGTTGAAGAGCGCTCGTTCGGCGGAGAGTTGCGTGCCGATGTCGGCCCGCCGATTCGCGTACAGATCGTAGTGAACGGTGAAGCCGCCCACGCCCGTGGTATCGAGATGGTAAGCGGATTGGCCGTCGCGACGCCACTGGATAGCGTGGCCGTTCGCGTCCGATGCATCAAACGTCAGCACATTGCGGCCATATTGATCGTCGCTGTAATATCCGGGAATCCAGATCGGCATGCGAACGGTAGAAGAAGGGCGAGCCAAATCGCTCACGCGCATCGTCACGTGGAAGATGTGATCCGTTGGATTGGTCAGGCTGATGTCATAAGCGACGTGCGCTGAATCGGCGAGGGCCGGAATGCACGCAACGACGATCGCGACCTGAACTATGAAAGTTGCGAATACGAAGCGTGAAAATGAACGCATCAATATTGCTCCCGAAAAGTCAAATGTCGAATGTTTGCAAACGTTTCAGCGGGGGCTCGTTGGTTGGGGCCGGTAAACCAAGCCGATCGCGACGCCGGACAAGGTCCACCCGACGAGCTCACCAAGGGCCTGAATGAGCGCGAGATCTTGACCGATGTTGAGGATGACGTAGTCGTGAACGACGCTCGCGCAGACCACGAACAGGCCGATCAACGCGCCGAATCGCAAGCCCTCTGCGGCACCCCCTTTGCCGTTATAGCCGCCGGCATAGATCGTCGCGAGAACGAACATCGCGATGAATGTACCGGCAAAGCCGAGCGACATGTAGTTCATGATTAGATCGCGCGGTCGAAAAATGGCGGCATACGCACTATAATAGTTCGCGAATAGGAGGCTGCCCACCGATCCAAAAACATAGTACGTGACCGTTGCGGCAAACGCGGAAATTGTGATGCGGCCGTAGTTCATGGCGATCCTTTCCAGCCGGTGAGCCCAAAAATCCGAATGCCGGCTCTTGAGAAAGAGGCGCTCATTTTTCGGATTGGTTAGGCGCGTGGTTCGCCTGGGTTTCGGTTGAGCCGTTCACCCATCGCAAGGGTTCGGCCTTCGTCGCT
This DNA window, taken from Candidatus Eremiobacteraceae bacterium, encodes the following:
- a CDS encoding isochorismatase family cysteine hydrolase, which encodes MTEPKLDVARSALLVMDFQTSIVERFPAGQDELLAATAETIAAARRSKMRVMYVVVGFRPGSPEISARNKNFSAIKKSGGLSTDIHPRVAPAADDVIITKHRVGAFLGTDLDMILRANDIETLVLCGISTSGVVLSTLRYAADADYRIVVLRDCCSDSDIEMHTCLLEKVFPRQAAVVNSTEFIQGLA
- a CDS encoding dihydrofolate reductase family protein, encoding MRKLTVFNHVTLDGYFVGANGDFSWAHSGTDDVEYSAFVEENAKGGGQLLFGRITYELMASYWPTAIAGQHDPIVAERMNNMPKVVFSRTLDQASWNNTRLITSDIVPVTRKLKDEPGPGMAIFGSGSVVSHLAAAGLIDEYQMVVDPVVLGTGRTMFEGVQERLILTLVGTRTFKNGKVLLSYEPAR
- a CDS encoding pirin family protein; the encoded protein is MSVRPIKRLIKSKPTLEGAGVHLRRAFGFDNTSDFDPFLLLDDFRNDVPEDYLPGFPWHPHRGIETITYVLAGTVQHGDSIGHSGTISSGDVQWMTAGRGIIHQEMPKGDATGRMHGFQLWANLPASRKMTAPRYQEVVSRDIPEVQDDDGTHVRIVCGEFWGKTGPVADVAIDPIYLDVTVPPGRRKTLPVQTTHHAFAYVVAGDAKFSNASDPLEVPTESDGWLDTAPPALAENRSLVLFDQGDEVMVQAGQDGVRFLLVSGKPLGEPVAWYGPIVMNTQEQLREAFTELREGTFLKDQGPAQSR